In Musa acuminata AAA Group cultivar baxijiao chromosome BXJ2-3, Cavendish_Baxijiao_AAA, whole genome shotgun sequence, the following proteins share a genomic window:
- the LOC135606784 gene encoding 3-ketoacyl-CoA synthase 10-like, protein MGRRRDMAGEHTLLSTEIVNRGVEASGPDAGSPTFSVRVRRRLPDFLQSVNLKYVKLGYHYLISHAVYLVTVPVLVVVFSAEVGSLTREALWRKVWEETSYDLATVLAFFGVLAFTVAVYFMSKPRPIYLVDFACYRPSDDLKVSNEEFVELARKSGKFDEESLAFQSRILKNSGIGDESYVPRSIFSPGNCATMKEGRAEASMAMFGALDELFQKCRVRPKDVGVLVVNCSLFNPTPSLSAMIVNHYKMRGTILSYNLGGMGCSAGVVALDLARDMLQANPSSYAVVVSTEAVSFTWYAGRNRSMLIPNCFFRMGCSAVLLSNRRRDFRRAKYRLEHIVRTHKGADERSFRCVYQEEDQQRIKGLSISRDLMEVGGHALKVNITTLGPLVLPFSEQLLFFATLLYRYPFPKPTTTTTTTKPYIPDYKLAFEHFCIHAASKAVLDALQTNLELEDRHMEASRAALHRFGNTSSSSIWYELAYLEAKGRVRRGDRVWQIAFGSGFKCNSAVWKAMRRVPRLSTNNPWLDCADRYPVGL, encoded by the exons ATGGGGAGAAGGAGAGACATGGCGGGCGAGCACACCCTCCTGTCGACGGAGATCGTCAACCGGGGGGTGGAGGCCTCCGGTCCCGACGCTGGCTCGCCAACCTTTTCGGTCAGGGTGCGCCGGAGGCTGCCGGACTTCCTCCAGTCGGTGAACCTCAAGTACGTCAAGCTGGGCTACCACTATCTCATCAGCCACGCCGTGTACTTGGTCACCGTTCCGGTGCTCGTCGTGGTGTTCAGCGCGGAGGTCGGCAGCTTGACCCGGGAGGCGCTGTGGCGGAAGGTGTGGGAGGAGACGAGCTACGACCTCGCCACTGTGCTCGCCTTCTTCGGCGTGCTCGCCTTCACCGTCGCCGTCTACTTCATGTCGAAGCCGAGGCCCATCTACCTCGTCGACTTCGCCTGTTACCGTCCCTCTGATGATCTCAAG GTGTCGAACGAGGAGTTTGTGGAACTGGCGAGGAAGTCCGGCAAGTTCGACGAGGAGAGCCTGGCGTTCCAATCCCGGATCCTGAAGAACTCGGGCATCGGCGACGAGAGCTACGTCCCCAGGTCTATCTTCTCCCCTGGCAACTGCGCCACCATGAAGGAGGGCCGCGCGGAGGCGTCGATGGCCATGTTCGGCGCCCTGGACGAGCTCTTCCAGAAGTGCCGCGTCCGGCCCAAGGACGTCGGCGTCCTCGTCGTCAATTGCAGCCTTTTCAACCCCACGCCGTCTCTCTCCGCCATGATCGTGAACCACTACAAGATGCGGGGTACCATCTTGAGCTACAACCTCGGCGGGATGGGGTGCAGCGCCGGCGTCGTGGCGCTCGACCTGGCACGCGATATGCTGCAGGCCAACCCCAGCAGCTACGCCGTCGTGGTGAGCACCGAGGCGGTGTCCTTCACCTGGTACGCTGGTCGCAACCGCTCCATGCTCATACCCAACTGCTTCTTCCGCATGGGGTGCTCCGCGGTGCTGCTCTCCAACCGACGCCGCGACTTCCGCCGGGCCAAGTACCGCCTTGAGCACATCGTGAGGACCCACAAGGGCGCCGATGAACGGAGCTTCAG GTGCGTGTATCAGGAGGAGGACCAGCAAAGAATCAAGGGCCTCTCCATCAGCCGTGACCTCATGGAGGTCGGCGGGCATGCACTCAAGGTCAACATCACCACCCTCGGCCCCCTCGTCCTCCCTTTCTCCGAGCAGCTCCTCTTCTTCGCCACCCTTCTCTACCGCTACCCCTTCCCCAAACCAAcaacaaccaccaccaccaccaagccTTACATTCCCGACTACAAGCTCGCGTTCGAACACTTCTGCATCCACGCGGCGAGCAAGGCGGTGCTGGACGCGTTACAGACCAACCTGGAGCTGGAGGACCGCCACATGGAGGCCTCCCGCGCCGCCCTTCACCGCTTCGGCAACACGTCTAGCAGCAGCATCTGGTACGAGCTCGCCTACCTCGAGGCCAAGGGCCGGGTGCGGCGCGGCGACCGGGTGTGGCAGATCGCCTTCGGGTCCGGCTTCAAGTGTAACAGCGCGGTGTGGAAGGCGATGCGGCGCGTTCCCAGGCTGAGCACGAACAACCCCTGGCTCGACTGCGCCGACCGCTACCCGGTCGGCCTCTAG
- the LOC135606786 gene encoding U-box domain-containing protein 21-like, which produces MVNIQMKSFDSPKPFQTSSHRSLFERFIPSPPRSALIRLAHSLPFPSLDLLLAAAAKLSLFMASPRRSRESNLKTNLALDVAIPTHFRCPISLDLMRDPVTASTGITYDRQSIETWQELGNTSCPVTGQQLQHQDLIPNHSIRKMIQDWCVAHRPYGFERIPTPTAPVNRTEVMDVLSEIATTSRQGDVAACARSVAKVTNWAKESERNRRRLAFDGMTRVLASTFVAFARASSDVAVVRILEEVLAAMAMLLPLDEEAAACIGSSPESLKRLVSVLRCGDVAARLHAALTVKELLASGGARADAIAATKGMGEALVKLVKRPISSRAMKASLVSIFYMVNSDEKTATRIVDLGLVPVLVEILVDDEKSMCEKALAVLDGLLSCERGRENACGHALTVPVLAKKMFRVSDMATEFVVSALWKLCKDHKGGGRERCLLDAFQAGTFHKLLLLLQVGCGEATKERVTDLLRLLNGYRGRIQCVDTMDFVGLKRPFE; this is translated from the coding sequence ATGGTCAACATTCAAATGAAGAGCTTCGACTCCCCAAAACCCTTCCAAACCTCTTCCCACCGCTCACTCTTTGAACGATTCATCCCTTCGCCACCACGGTCTGCGCTTATAAGACTCGCccattcccttcccttcccttctctcgaTCTTCTTCTTGCTGCAGCCGCGAAACTAAGCTTGTTCATGGCGTCACCTCGGAGAAGTCGTGAGTCCAACTTGAAGACTAATCTAGCCTTGGATGTCGCGATTCCGACGCACTTCCGGTGCCCGATATCGCTGGACCTGATGAGGGACCCGGTGACGGCTTCCACTGGGATCACCTACGACCGGCAGAGCATCGAGACGTGGCAGGAGCTTGGGAACACGTCGTGCCCCGTCACCGGCCAGCAGCTGCAGCACCAGGACCTCATCCCCAACCACTCCATAAGGAAGATGATACAGGACTGGTGCGTCGCCCACCGGCCCTACGGGTTCGAGAGGATTCCCACGCCCACGGCACCTGTGAACAGAACCGAGGTCATGGACGTCCTGTCCGAGATCGCCACTACCAGCCGGCAAGGCGACGTCGCCGCGTGCGCGCGGTCGGTGGCCAAGGTCACGAactgggccaaggagagcgagcgGAACCGGCGGCGCTTGGCGTTCGATGGCATGACCCGGGTGCTTGCCTCCACGTTCGTCGCCTTTGCCCGTGCGTCTTCCGACGTCGCGGTGGTGCGGATTCTGGAGGAAGTGTTGGCGGCAATGGCGATGCTGCTGCCGCTCGACGAGGAAGCTGCTGCTTGCATCGGCTCCTCGCCCGAGTCCCTGAAACGCTTGGTCTCGGTCCTCAGGTGCGGAGATGTGGCCGCAAGGCTGCACGCGGCGTTGACGGTCAAGGAGCTCCTCGCGTCCGGCGGGGCACGAGCGGACGCCATCGCCGCGACCAAGGGGATGGGAGAAGCACTGGTCAAGCTGGTCAAAAGGCCCATCTCCTCCCGCGCCATGAAGGCGTCTCTCGTCTCCATCTTCTACATGGTTAACTCCGACGAGAAGACTGCAACGAGAATCGTCGATCTGGGATTGGTCCCTGTGCTCGTGGAGATCCTCGTCGACGACGAGAAGAGCATGTGCGAGAAGGCATTGGCTGTGCTCGACGGGCTGCTAAGCTGCGAGCGCGGTAGAGAAAATGCCTGCGGCCACGCCCTGACGGTGCCGGTGCTAGCGAAGAAGATGTTTCGCGTGTCAGACATGGCCACCGAGTTCGTGGTGTCAGCCCTGTGGAAGCTCTGCAAGGATCACAAAGGAGGAGGGAGGGAGAGGTGTTTGCTTGATGCTTTTCAAGCGGGGACCTTTCACAAGCTCCTACTTCTCTTGCAGGTCGGGTGCGGTGAGGCAACCAAAGAGAGAGTCACCGATCTTCTCAGGCTATTGAATGGTTACAGGGGAAGGATTCAGTGCGTTGACACCATGGATTTCGTGGGACTCAAGAGGCCTTTCGAATGA
- the LOC135606386 gene encoding probable xyloglucan endotransglucosylase/hydrolase protein 28 has protein sequence MASSSSFFFVLFLLLVSALFLETTALPELPNLTTLSFEEGYTQLFGDSNLMLHRDGMAVHLSLDQRTGAGFASQDLYLHGVFSASIKLPSDYAAGVVVAFYMSNGDVFEKTHDELDFEFLGNIRGREWRVQTNVYGNGSTAVGREERYGLWFDPTEDYHRYSILWSNRRIIFYIDNIPIREVVRSQAMGGDFPSKPMSLYATIWDGSNWATSGGRYKVNYKFSPYVAEFADLVLHGCAVDPSDRRRACQASDAELYDAITMSADQRTTMETFRKKHMTYSYCHDRIRYPAPPPECVLGPEAESFLASGEAKFNYRRRRSKHYGRSSVAAVLLV, from the exons atggcttcttcttcttcgttcttCTTCGTCCTCTTCTTATTGTTGGTTTCGGCTCTGTTCCTTGAGACCACTGCTCTTCCGGAGCTACCCAACCTGACCACTCTCTCTTTCGAGGAAGGCTACACGCAGCTCTTCGGAGACTCCAACCTCATGCTTCACCGCGATGGCATGGCTGTCCACCTCTCCCTCGACCAGCGAACTG GCGCTGGATTTGCGTCGCAGGACCTCTATCTCCATGGAGTCTTCAGTGCCTCCATCAAACTGCCCTCAGATTACGCTGCCGGAGTCGTCGTCGCCTTCTAT ATGTCGAACGGAGATGTATTCGAGAAGACGCACGACGAATTGGACTTTGAGTTCTTGGGGAACATAAGAGGCCGGGAGTGGAGGGTTCAGACCAACGTTTACGGGAACGGCAGCACGGCCGTCGGAAGGGAAGAGCGGTACGGGCTCTGGTTCGATCCCACAGAGGACTACCACCGCTACTCCATCCTGTGGAGCAACCGGAGGATCAT ATTTTACATCGACAACATTCCCATCAGGGAGGTGGTGAGGAGCCAAGCCATGGGTGGGGACTTCCCTTCCAAGCCCATGTCCCTCTACGCCACAATCTGGGACGGCTCCAACTGGGCCACCTCCGGCGGCCGCTACAAGGTCAACTACAAATTCTCCCCTTACGTTGCAGAATTCGCGGACCTTGTCCTCCACGGCTGCGCCGTCGATCCCAGTGATCGTAGAAGAGCCTGCCAGGCATCTGATGCTGAACTCTATGATGCCATCACAATGTCTGCCGATCAAAGAACAACCATGGAGACGTTCCGCAAGAAGCACATGACCTACTCTTACTGTCATGACCGCATTCGTTACCCAGCACCACCACCAGAGTGTGTTCTTGGTCCTGAAGCCGAGTCATTCCTTGCATCAGGCGAAGCAAAGTTCAATTATCGTCGTCGCCGGAGTAAGCATTACGGCCGGAGCTCAGTAGCCGCAGTCCTTCTAGTCTAA